In a genomic window of Salegentibacter salegens:
- a CDS encoding cation:proton antiporter, whose protein sequence is MEELNILSLLLILFSAWLGGSAAKKLGYPAILGELIIGILIGPALLGLMETSEMINVLAEVGIILLMVYIGMEINFRDLGKASWPGLLAAIGGFVVPFALGYYAIIYFGGTQMAAIFVAIAVAVTSLATKSRILVDLKLLNTRIAYVLMAGALISDTLALVIFAGIVSYIDAGSIDTLGLVWVAGKAILFFVFTALAGIYLLPLLGKFLIKSNYTSRTLHFTLILIIVLAFSELAEVAGLHSILGAFMAGLFIRDGVFNRQISKDINNIFHDISIGFLAPIFFVSAGFNVTLEVFQTDLLMLIVVTVVAMVGKIFGTALFYLPSGYGWREGIAVGTGMNGRGAVEIIIAGIGLQMGIITNEIFSILVFMAIFTTLTVPLFLTWTTTWLRNRNELVHQDTRSGYIILGANPLGLYMAKQLQQKDDDVIIIDANREMVAEAKKQGFNSMYGNILKEETMEDAKAIEKGTFIGLTGNSEINFLAAQLADDAFYIPNKIVLVSPSESGTDVDMLDKINATSLFANKTELKPWAAKISDGNFEERTQTVEEEISTREWVKQHKNDKNSILPFFIINTEGIKRPFHYNDTIAEGEKIVYLE, encoded by the coding sequence ATGGAAGAATTAAATATCCTTAGCCTCCTACTTATTTTATTCAGTGCATGGTTAGGTGGCTCAGCCGCAAAAAAATTAGGATATCCAGCTATCCTGGGAGAGCTTATTATAGGAATTTTAATTGGTCCGGCCCTCCTTGGATTAATGGAAACTTCTGAAATGATTAACGTCCTGGCCGAAGTTGGAATTATCCTCCTCATGGTTTATATAGGGATGGAAATTAATTTTCGGGATCTTGGGAAAGCTTCCTGGCCGGGGCTTTTAGCCGCTATTGGAGGTTTTGTAGTGCCCTTTGCTCTTGGGTATTATGCCATAATTTATTTTGGAGGTACACAAATGGCAGCGATTTTTGTAGCCATTGCTGTAGCCGTCACCTCGCTCGCAACAAAAAGCAGGATACTTGTAGATTTGAAGCTCCTCAATACCAGAATTGCCTATGTTCTTATGGCTGGCGCCCTTATTTCTGATACACTCGCCCTGGTTATTTTTGCAGGGATTGTAAGTTACATAGATGCGGGTAGTATTGACACTCTTGGCCTGGTTTGGGTTGCAGGAAAAGCCATCTTATTCTTTGTCTTTACCGCACTTGCAGGAATTTATCTTTTACCACTACTAGGTAAATTTTTAATAAAATCTAACTACACGAGTAGAACGCTTCATTTTACGCTAATTCTCATTATTGTTCTCGCGTTTTCAGAACTAGCAGAAGTGGCCGGTTTACATAGTATTTTAGGAGCTTTTATGGCAGGATTATTTATTAGGGATGGCGTTTTTAATCGCCAAATTTCTAAAGATATCAACAATATATTTCACGATATTTCTATAGGATTTCTGGCACCAATTTTCTTTGTCTCCGCAGGATTTAATGTAACCCTGGAGGTATTTCAAACCGATTTACTTATGCTCATAGTTGTTACAGTAGTTGCTATGGTAGGTAAAATTTTTGGTACCGCACTTTTTTATCTTCCCAGCGGTTATGGCTGGCGCGAAGGTATTGCCGTTGGAACAGGAATGAACGGGCGTGGCGCTGTAGAAATTATAATTGCTGGTATTGGGTTACAAATGGGAATTATTACCAACGAAATTTTCTCCATTCTTGTTTTCATGGCCATTTTTACCACACTTACAGTACCGCTTTTCTTAACCTGGACCACCACCTGGCTAAGAAATAGAAACGAACTCGTACATCAGGATACAAGAAGCGGTTATATAATTTTAGGTGCGAATCCGCTGGGTTTATATATGGCGAAGCAACTTCAGCAAAAAGATGATGATGTGATTATTATAGATGCCAACCGCGAAATGGTTGCCGAAGCTAAAAAACAGGGCTTCAATAGTATGTATGGCAATATTTTAAAAGAAGAAACCATGGAAGATGCCAAAGCTATAGAAAAAGGCACTTTTATCGGACTTACCGGCAATAGTGAAATAAACTTCCTGGCTGCACAACTTGCAGACGATGCATTTTATATTCCGAATAAAATTGTATTGGTCTCTCCTAGCGAGAGCGGTACTGATGTGGATATGCTTGATAAAATTAACGCTACTTCACTTTTTGCCAATAAGACCGAATTAAAACCCTGGGCAGCAAAAATTAGTGACGGTAATTTTGAAGAAAGGACACAAACTGTAGAAGAAGAAATTTCTACTCGTGAATGGGTAAAACAGCATAAAAACGATAAAAACTCTATTCTGCCATTTTTTATAATTAATACTGAAGGAATTAAAAGGCCTTTCCATTACAATGATACCATAGCTGAAGGTGAAAAAATAGTTTATTTGGAATAG
- a CDS encoding cation:proton antiporter, with the protein MLELASLVILGILAQWLAWKIKTPAILPLILIGLLVGPISTLISEDGTKWVEPIWNGSEGLFPGESLFYFVSLAISVILFEGGLTLKRSEVGNIGPVILKLISVGAVVTFLGAGLAAHFIFNLSWQISFLFSALIIVTGPTVISPILRNIPLKTHVSSILKWEGILIDPIGALISVLMFEFIRVEGGQDFTQTALIEFGKILLFGFTFGFTFAHLLAFLIKRQIIPHYLLNVFILATVLGVFVLADMFAHESGLLAVVIMGMVMGNQKLPNIKELLYFKESLSVLLISILFILLAANIEIEELLLVFNWNSLILFGVVVLLIRPLGVILSSLGSGLKINEIAFVSWVGPRGIVAAGIASLFGLRLAREGIAGAEYITPLVFMIVLCSVLLNAATARLFARLVGVFIKDSQGILIIGASSIARLIGKYLHDNERHVVLLDNNSDNVNKARNLGIDAIEGSVYSDDLMNNVELNDIGYLMAMTGNSDINKTAITKFKKQFGENGSFRVITADEMNNPEKNPAEGLFSHTDDYIKLTEVSRSYPKIHELILNSKEHYEGLIEISKTDPDIIPLFVKNNKGGLTIIPSHSSDVEIEEGFQLVYLGKKIQREEKVEEDYNETIDEEEAVDALEGENEQQDQEKN; encoded by the coding sequence ATGTTAGAACTTGCAAGTTTGGTAATATTGGGAATCCTGGCGCAGTGGTTAGCCTGGAAAATTAAAACTCCCGCAATTTTACCACTTATTTTAATAGGGCTTTTAGTGGGGCCAATTTCAACTTTAATTAGTGAAGATGGCACCAAATGGGTAGAACCTATCTGGAACGGTTCTGAAGGATTATTCCCTGGCGAAAGTCTTTTTTATTTTGTTTCGCTCGCTATTTCGGTTATTCTTTTTGAAGGAGGATTAACCCTTAAAAGAAGTGAAGTAGGGAATATTGGTCCAGTTATTTTAAAACTTATTAGCGTTGGGGCGGTGGTTACATTTTTGGGTGCAGGTTTAGCTGCACATTTTATATTTAACCTTTCCTGGCAAATCTCTTTTTTATTTTCGGCATTAATTATCGTCACCGGACCTACGGTTATTTCCCCAATTCTTCGAAATATTCCTTTAAAAACTCATGTTTCCTCTATTTTAAAGTGGGAAGGAATTCTTATTGACCCTATTGGTGCGCTTATTTCAGTTTTAATGTTTGAATTTATTAGGGTTGAAGGAGGGCAGGATTTTACGCAAACGGCTTTAATTGAATTTGGGAAGATTTTACTTTTTGGATTTACTTTCGGATTTACTTTTGCCCATTTGTTGGCATTTTTAATAAAAAGGCAAATAATTCCACATTATTTACTCAATGTTTTTATTCTCGCAACCGTACTTGGTGTTTTTGTTTTGGCCGATATGTTCGCTCACGAAAGCGGACTCCTTGCAGTGGTTATTATGGGAATGGTTATGGGAAATCAAAAATTACCTAATATTAAAGAACTGCTGTATTTTAAGGAATCGCTAAGCGTGTTATTGATTTCTATACTTTTTATTTTGTTAGCGGCAAATATTGAAATTGAAGAACTTTTGCTGGTTTTTAACTGGAATTCGCTTATTCTTTTTGGGGTTGTAGTTTTATTAATCAGGCCACTTGGAGTTATTTTAAGCTCCCTGGGTTCAGGTTTAAAAATTAATGAAATTGCATTTGTAAGTTGGGTGGGACCACGCGGTATTGTAGCTGCCGGTATCGCCTCTTTATTTGGGTTGCGATTGGCCCGGGAAGGTATTGCGGGCGCCGAATATATTACTCCTTTAGTATTTATGATCGTGCTGTGTTCGGTTTTATTAAATGCAGCTACGGCAAGGCTTTTTGCTCGGTTAGTGGGTGTTTTTATAAAAGATTCTCAAGGAATTTTAATTATTGGCGCTTCATCTATAGCAAGATTAATAGGAAAATATCTTCACGATAATGAGCGTCACGTAGTGCTCCTGGATAATAATTCTGATAATGTAAATAAAGCTCGAAATTTGGGTATTGATGCTATTGAAGGCAGTGTATATTCAGATGATCTTATGAATAATGTAGAACTGAATGATATTGGTTATTTAATGGCAATGACTGGAAACAGTGATATTAATAAAACGGCTATAACCAAATTTAAAAAGCAATTTGGAGAAAACGGGTCTTTTAGGGTTATCACTGCCGATGAAATGAATAATCCGGAGAAAAACCCAGCTGAAGGTTTATTTTCTCATACCGATGATTATATAAAACTTACCGAAGTTTCCAGGAGTTATCCAAAAATCCATGAACTAATTCTTAACAGTAAAGAGCATTATGAAGGCTTAATTGAAATTTCTAAGACCGATCCTGATATTATCCCGCTATTTGTAAAAAATAATAAAGGCGGCCTAACCATTATTCCTTCCCATAGCTCAGATGTGGAGATTGAAGAAGGATTTCAGTTGGTTTACTTAGGAAAGAAAATTCAACGTGAAGAAAAAGTTGAAGAAGATTACAACGAGACCATAGATGAAGAGGAAGCGGTTGATGCTTTAGAGGGTGAAAATGAACAACAAGACCAAGAAAAAAATTAA
- a CDS encoding YebC/PmpR family DNA-binding transcriptional regulator: protein MAGHSKWANIKHRKGAQDKRRAKQFTRAIKDISVAVKEGGGPDPEANPALRNAISNAKGVNMPKDTIERAIKKASGADADNYELVTFEGYGPNGIAFFIECTTDNTNRTVASVRSTFSKNGGNLGTNGSLEFLFDKKGVFTIEREKIEMNLEEFELELIEGGASKIEKEDDFITIYTDFNDFGLMASKLEELEIEVKSSEVQRIPMNTVALPVDDAKKILNLVEKFEDDDDVQNVYHNMEITDELVEEMEKED, encoded by the coding sequence ATGGCCGGACATAGTAAATGGGCAAATATTAAGCACCGTAAAGGAGCGCAGGACAAAAGAAGGGCAAAACAATTTACCAGGGCAATAAAAGACATTAGTGTTGCCGTAAAAGAAGGCGGCGGGCCAGATCCTGAAGCCAATCCGGCGTTGCGTAATGCAATTTCTAATGCCAAGGGTGTGAATATGCCCAAAGACACCATAGAACGCGCTATAAAAAAGGCTAGCGGCGCTGATGCCGATAATTATGAGCTCGTTACCTTTGAAGGCTACGGCCCGAACGGAATCGCGTTCTTTATTGAATGTACTACCGATAATACGAATAGAACTGTAGCTTCAGTTCGATCTACCTTTTCTAAAAATGGCGGAAATTTAGGAACCAATGGTTCACTGGAATTCCTTTTCGATAAAAAGGGAGTCTTTACTATTGAACGAGAAAAAATAGAGATGAATCTCGAAGAATTTGAACTCGAACTTATTGAAGGTGGTGCTTCAAAAATTGAAAAGGAAGATGATTTTATTACAATCTACACCGATTTTAATGATTTCGGCCTCATGGCTTCAAAACTGGAAGAATTGGAAATAGAAGTAAAATCTTCTGAAGTTCAAAGAATTCCTATGAATACGGTAGCATTGCCTGTTGATGATGCTAAGAAAATCCTTAACCTCGTTGAAAAATTTGAAGACGATGACGATGTTCAAAACGTTTACCACAACATGGAAATTACCGACGAACTGGTAGAGGAAATGGAAAAAGAAGATTAA
- a CDS encoding type II toxin-antitoxin system RelE/ParE family toxin has protein sequence MAFSVRFLAEVKTDLAEAKKYYFKKGGNPLSEDFKAEINSEIDYIRKFPEHYQVQYQNLRRALVTKFPYAIFYQISEDTLIIFAILHTRQGYKKVYKRNQ, from the coding sequence ATGGCTTTTTCGGTTAGATTCTTAGCTGAAGTTAAAACCGATCTGGCGGAAGCTAAAAAATACTACTTCAAAAAAGGTGGAAATCCACTTTCAGAAGATTTTAAAGCAGAAATAAATTCTGAAATCGATTATATCCGCAAATTCCCTGAACATTACCAGGTTCAATACCAAAATCTAAGGCGAGCTTTGGTTACAAAATTTCCCTATGCAATTTTCTATCAAATTTCAGAGGATACATTAATTATTTTCGCAATTCTTCATACAAGGCAGGGGTATAAAAAAGTTTACAAAAGAAATCAGTAA
- a CDS encoding addiction module protein — protein MDLVTRKYNLIHELTKVKDEHVIEDIEKILCPEITTSQKEELDNRIKSFEKNPENLSDWDSFKETW, from the coding sequence ATGGATCTTGTGACCAGAAAATATAACTTAATTCATGAGCTCACTAAAGTTAAAGATGAGCATGTTATAGAAGATATTGAAAAAATTCTATGTCCAGAAATTACAACTTCTCAAAAAGAAGAACTGGATAATAGAATTAAAAGCTTTGAAAAAAACCCTGAAAATCTTTCAGATTGGGATAGTTTTAAAGAAACCTGGTAA
- the lepA gene encoding translation elongation factor 4, giving the protein MKHIRNFCIIAHIDHGKSTLADRLLDFTGSVTDREKQEQLLDSMDLERERGITIKSHAIQMDYEYEGEKYVLNLIDTPGHVDFSYEVSRSIAACEGALLVVDAAQSIQAQTISNLYLALENDLEIIPVLNKVDLPSANPEVVSDDIVDLLGCEHSDIIPASAKTGLGIEEILSAIIKRVPPPSGKVDAPLRALIFDSVYNPFRGVETYFRVINGSIKKGQNIKFVATNKNYFADEVGTLRLKQFPRQEIKTGDVGYLITGIKDAREVKVGDTITDAKNPTTEAVAGFEDVKPMVFAGIYPVDTEDYEELRSSMEKLQLNDASLVFLPESSAALGFGFRCGFLGMLHLEIIQERLEREFDMTVITTVPNVSYNAFTNKNPDDLILVNNPSDLPEPSSLNRVEEPFIKATIITKADYVGNVMSLCIEKRGEITNQVYLTPERVELSFDMPLAEIVFDFYDRLKTVSRGYASFDYSPIGMRESKLVKVDVLLNGNIVDALSALLHVDNAYDIGKKMCEKLKELIPRQQFDIPIQAAIGAKIIARETVKALRKDVTAKCYGGDISRKRKLLEKQKKGKKRMRQVGNVEIPQEAFMAVLKLND; this is encoded by the coding sequence ATGAAACATATTAGAAACTTCTGTATAATCGCACATATTGACCACGGAAAAAGCACCCTAGCTGATCGTTTGCTAGACTTTACAGGTTCGGTAACCGATCGTGAAAAACAGGAACAACTCCTGGATAGTATGGATTTGGAACGTGAACGCGGCATTACCATTAAAAGTCATGCTATACAGATGGATTATGAATATGAAGGCGAAAAATATGTACTGAATCTTATTGACACTCCAGGCCACGTAGATTTTTCTTATGAAGTTTCTCGCTCTATCGCAGCTTGCGAGGGTGCTTTACTGGTGGTAGATGCCGCCCAAAGTATACAGGCACAAACCATTTCTAACCTTTACCTGGCCCTGGAAAATGATCTCGAAATTATCCCGGTACTAAATAAAGTAGATTTGCCAAGTGCCAATCCAGAAGTAGTAAGCGATGATATTGTAGATCTTCTTGGGTGTGAACATTCAGATATTATTCCTGCCAGTGCAAAAACGGGATTGGGAATTGAAGAAATTCTATCGGCGATTATTAAAAGAGTTCCGCCGCCAAGCGGAAAAGTAGATGCTCCTTTAAGAGCTTTGATATTTGATTCGGTTTACAACCCGTTTCGAGGCGTAGAAACTTATTTTAGAGTAATAAACGGATCTATTAAAAAAGGGCAGAATATAAAATTTGTTGCTACAAATAAAAATTATTTCGCAGATGAAGTGGGAACACTTCGTTTAAAGCAATTTCCTCGTCAGGAAATAAAAACGGGTGATGTAGGTTACCTAATTACCGGAATTAAAGATGCACGCGAAGTAAAAGTTGGGGATACTATTACCGATGCTAAAAATCCTACTACTGAAGCTGTAGCCGGTTTCGAAGATGTAAAACCTATGGTTTTCGCAGGGATTTATCCTGTAGATACCGAAGATTATGAAGAACTAAGAAGTTCTATGGAAAAGCTTCAGTTAAACGATGCTTCCCTGGTATTTTTACCAGAAAGTTCTGCAGCTTTAGGTTTTGGTTTCCGTTGTGGATTTTTAGGAATGCTTCACCTTGAGATTATCCAGGAACGATTAGAACGTGAATTTGATATGACGGTTATTACCACCGTGCCTAACGTATCTTACAACGCTTTTACAAATAAAAATCCAGATGATTTAATCCTGGTTAATAATCCTTCAGATTTACCCGAGCCTTCTTCTTTAAACCGCGTAGAAGAACCTTTTATTAAAGCTACTATAATTACCAAAGCCGATTATGTTGGGAATGTAATGTCGCTTTGTATTGAAAAAAGAGGGGAAATCACCAACCAGGTTTATTTAACTCCTGAAAGGGTTGAGCTAAGTTTTGATATGCCTTTAGCAGAAATTGTATTTGATTTTTACGACAGGCTAAAAACCGTTTCCAGAGGTTACGCTTCTTTTGACTATTCGCCAATAGGAATGCGGGAATCAAAACTGGTGAAAGTAGATGTTTTATTAAACGGGAATATTGTAGATGCCCTCTCTGCCCTACTCCACGTAGATAACGCCTACGATATTGGGAAGAAAATGTGTGAAAAGCTGAAAGAATTAATCCCGAGGCAACAATTTGATATTCCAATTCAGGCGGCTATCGGGGCAAAAATAATTGCGCGTGAAACCGTAAAAGCGCTTAGAAAAGATGTTACCGCTAAATGTTACGGTGGTGATATTTCCCGTAAAAGAAAACTTCTTGAAAAGCAGAAAAAAGGGAAAAAACGTATGCGCCAGGTAGGAAATGTGGAAATTCCGCAGGAAGCATTTATGGCGGTTTTGAAGTTAAATGATTAG
- a CDS encoding sugar MFS transporter — translation MAAETATNKNNTSRSIVIIGVLFFIFGFVTWLNSVLIPFLKTASQLNNFESYLVAFASYISYFVMAIPSAWVLKKIGFKNGMSLGLVVMAVGALIFIPAALSRTYAMFLFGLFVQGTGLALLQSAANPYITILGPIESAAKRISIMGICNKVAGALAPIIFGAILLKNMDAIEARLEGMGAAAKAAELDELASLVITPYMVMAVILVGLSVLIYYSALPEIETDSEDDTLAAANKSKTSVLQFPNLLLGTLAMFLYVGVEVIAGDTVISYARDGHNIATDVAKYFTTYTLIAMIVGYLIGTVTIPKYISQQKALQISGILGIILGLSAIFTDGYISVLCISLLGLANALVFPAIWPLALHGLGRFTKMGSSFLIMALAGGAILPLGYGYLADTFDPQSAYWIVIPSYLYIWFFAVKGHKIK, via the coding sequence ATGGCAGCTGAAACCGCAACAAACAAGAACAACACCAGTAGATCTATTGTCATAATTGGGGTGTTATTTTTCATCTTCGGATTTGTAACCTGGCTAAACTCTGTGCTTATTCCCTTTTTAAAAACGGCTAGCCAGTTAAATAATTTTGAATCTTATCTTGTTGCTTTTGCATCTTATATCTCTTATTTTGTAATGGCAATCCCTTCAGCCTGGGTGTTAAAGAAAATAGGTTTTAAAAATGGAATGTCCCTGGGACTTGTAGTGATGGCGGTGGGTGCTTTAATTTTCATCCCAGCAGCATTATCCAGAACTTACGCAATGTTCCTTTTTGGATTGTTCGTTCAGGGAACCGGTTTGGCTTTACTTCAATCTGCAGCAAATCCCTATATCACTATTCTGGGGCCAATAGAAAGTGCAGCGAAGCGAATTAGTATCATGGGAATTTGTAACAAAGTTGCCGGTGCTTTAGCTCCAATTATTTTTGGTGCCATTTTGCTAAAAAATATGGATGCGATAGAAGCGAGGCTGGAAGGAATGGGTGCTGCCGCAAAAGCTGCTGAATTAGATGAACTCGCTTCACTCGTAATCACGCCCTATATGGTTATGGCAGTTATTTTAGTAGGACTTTCTGTACTTATTTATTATTCAGCATTGCCTGAAATTGAAACCGATAGTGAAGATGATACCCTTGCTGCTGCAAATAAAAGTAAAACCAGCGTACTTCAATTTCCAAATTTATTATTGGGTACCCTGGCGATGTTCCTCTATGTTGGGGTAGAAGTAATTGCCGGTGATACCGTAATTAGTTACGCCCGCGATGGTCATAATATTGCTACAGATGTGGCTAAGTATTTTACCACTTATACCCTTATCGCAATGATTGTGGGGTATTTAATTGGTACAGTCACTATTCCAAAATATATAAGTCAGCAAAAAGCATTACAAATTTCGGGTATACTTGGAATTATTCTCGGGTTATCTGCAATTTTCACCGACGGCTATATTTCAGTACTTTGTATTTCCCTTTTAGGTTTAGCAAATGCGTTGGTATTTCCGGCAATTTGGCCTTTAGCACTTCACGGATTGGGTAGGTTTACTAAAATGGGATCTTCATTCTTAATTATGGCCCTTGCCGGTGGAGCTATTTTACCATTAGGTTATGGTTACCTGGCTGATACTTTTGATCCGCAATCGGCTTACTGGATCGTTATCCCCAGTTACCTATATATATGGTTTTTCGCTGTAAAAGGGCATAAAATAAAATAA
- a CDS encoding beta-N-acetylhexosaminidase: MKSLKLSVSLVFLVLFQLGLSAQEPEAEKPAIIPQPAEIEWKEDFFTLQERTVVCFNSGAEAPAAWLQRLLKNTYTQSYTMKGENCNGFSLNLDPNLEETLGKEGYNLDISSSVVSLEAASEAGLFYGIQTLRQMFPAEIENEKVSEEIKLPQVAITDSPKYEWRGSMLDIARSFFGPDYIKKHLDRMAFYKLNRLHLHLTDDQGWRIEIKQKPKLTELGSKGAVKGGRAGYLTQEEYKEIQEYAAARNIVIVPEIDMPGHIYSALMAYPELNCEEFANIEPRLATPPQLFHEYTVGWSKLCLDKPEIYDFVATVLGEMAEITTGDYLHIGGDEIEDERYKEFVVKADSIVRGLGKVSIGWEEVTQAQVDSTLISQRWTGKTKSIVNTRVIESICSSFYFDHANIPGQEFTNNWCQERGVSLKDTYNFKSKNPNTIGVEAPVWTEMVLSNEAADDRFWPRTIAMAEVGWSEDENKDYKNFINRLGEHGLRLDLLDVHYFRTPEVDWNSDRNKGVFSEFMPESRW; the protein is encoded by the coding sequence ATGAAAAGTTTAAAGTTAAGTGTTAGTTTAGTTTTTTTAGTGTTATTTCAGTTGGGTTTATCCGCACAAGAACCCGAAGCTGAAAAACCAGCAATTATTCCGCAGCCAGCAGAAATTGAGTGGAAAGAAGATTTCTTCACACTTCAGGAAAGAACAGTGGTTTGTTTTAATTCGGGCGCAGAAGCCCCGGCTGCCTGGCTGCAGAGATTGTTGAAAAATACCTACACGCAAAGTTATACGATGAAGGGAGAAAACTGTAACGGTTTTAGCCTTAATCTAGATCCAAATCTGGAAGAAACACTGGGCAAAGAAGGTTATAATTTAGATATTTCTTCAAGCGTGGTGAGTTTAGAAGCAGCATCAGAAGCAGGGCTGTTCTATGGAATCCAAACCCTACGCCAAATGTTTCCGGCAGAAATTGAAAATGAAAAAGTTTCCGAAGAAATTAAACTTCCGCAGGTAGCAATTACCGATAGTCCAAAATATGAGTGGCGTGGTTCTATGTTGGATATTGCCCGTAGTTTTTTTGGTCCAGATTATATTAAAAAGCATCTGGACAGAATGGCGTTTTATAAATTAAACCGACTTCATTTACACTTAACCGATGACCAGGGTTGGCGTATAGAAATAAAACAAAAGCCGAAATTAACTGAACTAGGAAGTAAAGGCGCTGTAAAAGGCGGCCGAGCCGGATATTTAACCCAGGAGGAATATAAAGAAATTCAGGAATATGCCGCAGCCAGAAATATTGTAATAGTTCCTGAAATTGATATGCCCGGCCATATTTATTCGGCATTAATGGCTTATCCTGAATTAAATTGCGAAGAATTTGCAAATATTGAACCCAGGTTGGCAACTCCCCCACAACTCTTTCACGAGTACACAGTGGGCTGGAGTAAGTTATGCCTGGATAAACCAGAAATCTACGATTTTGTAGCAACGGTATTAGGGGAAATGGCTGAAATTACTACAGGAGATTATTTGCATATTGGAGGAGATGAAATTGAAGATGAGCGCTATAAAGAATTTGTTGTAAAAGCAGATTCTATTGTTCGAGGTTTAGGAAAAGTTAGCATTGGGTGGGAAGAAGTTACCCAGGCGCAGGTAGATAGCACATTGATTAGTCAGCGTTGGACCGGTAAAACTAAAAGTATAGTAAATACCCGTGTTATAGAATCTATTTGCTCAAGTTTTTATTTTGATCACGCCAATATTCCCGGCCAGGAATTTACGAATAACTGGTGCCAGGAAAGAGGAGTTTCTTTAAAGGATACTTATAATTTTAAATCGAAAAATCCGAATACTATAGGAGTAGAAGCCCCGGTTTGGACAGAAATGGTACTTTCTAATGAAGCTGCCGACGATAGGTTCTGGCCGCGAACAATTGCGATGGCAGAAGTGGGTTGGAGTGAAGATGAAAATAAAGATTACAAAAACTTTATAAACCGATTAGGGGAGCATGGATTGCGATTGGATCTTTTGGATGTACATTACTTTAGAACTCCAGAGGTAGATTGGAACAGCGATAGGAATAAAGGTGTTTTTTCAGAATTTATGCCCGAATCCAGATGGTAA
- the murQ gene encoding N-acetylmuramic acid 6-phosphate etherase — MENNNPDTEKTSNYNDLEKMSTATLLSNINKEDKTVPESVEKQIPAIEMLVEEIVSKMELGGRLFYIGAGTSGRLGVLDASECPPTFGVSDQMVIGLIAGGDTALRNAVENAEDDTEQAWKDLQQYQISEKDVLVGIAASGTTPYVIGGIKEARKKGIITGCVTCSSGSPLAEASEFPVEVVTGPEFVTGSTRMKAGTAQKLVLNMISTSVMIKLGRVKGNKMVDMQLSNKKLVGRGIRMIMEELGIEENEAARLLQEYGSVREAVLAYRKT; from the coding sequence ATGGAAAATAATAATCCCGATACAGAAAAGACTTCAAATTATAATGATTTGGAGAAAATGAGTACTGCAACTCTTTTAAGTAATATAAATAAGGAAGATAAAACTGTACCTGAAAGTGTGGAAAAACAAATCCCGGCAATAGAAATGCTGGTAGAAGAAATAGTTTCTAAAATGGAACTGGGCGGCAGACTTTTTTATATAGGCGCCGGAACCAGTGGCAGGTTGGGAGTTTTAGATGCTTCTGAATGTCCCCCAACTTTTGGAGTTTCAGACCAAATGGTGATTGGTTTAATAGCCGGGGGCGATACTGCCCTTAGAAATGCAGTAGAAAATGCTGAAGATGATACAGAACAAGCCTGGAAAGACCTTCAGCAATATCAAATATCTGAAAAAGATGTTTTAGTGGGTATTGCCGCTTCAGGAACAACCCCTTATGTAATAGGCGGAATTAAAGAAGCCCGTAAAAAAGGAATTATTACCGGCTGTGTAACCTGCAGCTCCGGAAGTCCTTTAGCAGAAGCCAGTGAATTTCCTGTTGAAGTTGTTACCGGCCCTGAATTCGTTACCGGAAGCACAAGAATGAAAGCAGGTACGGCTCAAAAACTGGTTTTGAACATGATTTCTACCAGTGTGATGATAAAATTAGGTAGGGTTAAGGGCAATAAAATGGTCGATATGCAACTTTCTAATAAAAAATTGGTAGGTCGCGGCATCAGGATGATTATGGAAGAATTAGGAATTGAAGAAAACGAAGCTGCTCGCTTACTTCAGGAATACGGGAGTGTTCGGGAGGCTGTTTTAGCTTACAGAAAAACATAA